GACGCTGACGCCGACGCTCGACGTGCAGAACACCTCTTCGCCTTCGAGCTCGAACGGCTTCTCGAACGCGCTGTGGACGTTCGAAGCGATGGCGAGCAAGTCGCTCGGACTCGCGACGTCACCGGCGACGATGATGAACTCGTCGCCGCCCGAGCGGGCGACGGTGTCGGTTGCGCGGACGACGCCGCGAAGCCGCTCTGCTACTTTGCGCAGCAGCTGATCGCCGTACGTGTGCCCGCGCGTGTCGTTGACGTTCTTGAAACGGTCGAGGTCGAGGAAGAGGACCGCGACGAATCCGCCATGTCGCTGCGCGTACGCCATCGAGTGTTCGAGGCGTTCGTTGAGCATCGTCCGGTTCGGCAATCCGGTGAGCGCATCGTGGTGGGCGAGATACGCGAGCCGCGCCTCCGCGAGCTTGCGCTCGGTGACGTCGACGATCGTGCCGATGATGCGCGTCGGGTTTCCGTCGGCGTCGGTCGAGAACTCGGCTTGCTCTTGGACGTGGCGCACGTCGCCCGATGCGGTGACGATACGGTGGTCGATGCGATACGGTTGGCCGCTCTGCTCGAAGACGCCGACCGCTTCACGAAGTTTCGGAGCGTCCTCGGCGTGGTCGAAGCGGCGGATGTCGTCCTCCGGCGCGGACGAGAGCGGCACGTCGAAGATGCGGTAGAGCTCCGCCGACCAGGTCGTCTTACCGCTCTTGAGGTCCTTGGCCCAATTGCCGACCCCGGCCAGCCGCTGCGCGCTGACGAGCGTCTTGTTCGCCTCGGTGATCTCTGCCATGAAATACTGCTCGACGCGACGGCTCGATCGCCGGATGCTCATGATCGTCAAGCCGAAGAAGACGGTGAGCAGCGCGATCTCGACGATCGCCGTGAGGATCCGAAGCCGGGCATCGTGCACCGATTGCGCTACTTTTGCGTCAAGGAGATTGTTGAGCGACGTGACGTCGTCGCCGAGGGTCGTGAGGAGCAGCTCGCCGGTGCGCTGGCGATCCTGAGCTGCGGCGCCGGTCGGGTTTGCGACGAGCCTCGATGCGACCGTCGTCATCCATTGGCCATGGATGCGCTTGATGTCGTTGAGGTATTGTCCGGAGCCGGGGACGTCGACCGCCCACATGTAGCGCTGAAGGCGCGCGAACTGGCGGTCGTACTGCTGGTGCGCCGTCGTGAACGACGGCAGGTACTGCGCGTCTTTCGTGCTCGTATAGCCGCGAAGCGCCGACTCTTCACGGAAGAGCGATTCGAGCACTTGCCACGTGATCTGACGGGCGACGTAGAACTGCTGCGAACGGGCGAAGGCGCTCGATATACCTAGATAATTGTAGGCCGCGACCGCGGCGGCGAGCACGATGAGCAACGCGACGACCGCGCCGCGACGGCGTGGATTAGTCGCGGACGATAGGTAATCGAGCGTGCGCTGCATCCAGGGTGCTGCTGGGGTCACGCTCGTGAGACAGGGATTTGAGCTCGCGCGTGACGACTGTCGCCGTCTCTATCGGCATCTGCCCCGAGCGTGACGCCAATCACACGAAAAGGCGCCGGTCACCCAGCGCCTTTCCCTTTTTCAGCGGTTGGTGTTTCCAACCCCTAGTACAGGTCGACTTCGCTCAGATTCTTCTCGATCTTCCGCTTGACGCGCTGGAGCGCGTTGTCGATCGACTTCACGTGGCGGTTCAGGTCGCGAGCCATCTCTTGATAGGACTTGCCTTCGAGATAGCTCAGCAGCACCTGCGACTCGAGGTCGCTCAGGTTCTCCTGGATCCGTTCCTTGATGTCTTCCGACACTTCTTGCGTGATGACGAGTTCTTCCGGATCAGACATCTTCGCGCTCGCCATGACGTCGAGGAGCGTTCGTTCGCTGTCCTCGTCGTAGATCGGCTTGTTGAGCGAGATGTACTGGTTGAGCGGGATGTGCTTCTGCCGGGTCGCCGTCTTGATGGCGGTGATGATCTGGCGCGTGATGCACAGCTCCGCGAAGGCGCGGAACGACGAGAGTTTATCGGCCCGGAAGTCACGGACGGCCTTGTAAAGGCCGATCATGCCTTCCTGGATGATGTCCTCGCGATCTGCACCGATGAGGAAGTAGCTCTTCGCTTTGATGCGGACGAAGTTCTTATATTTGTTGAGCAGGAACTCCATGGCGAGGTTGTCGCCACATTTCGCTGCATTTACGAGTTCTTCGTCGGCTCGCTCGCTGTAGTCCAGGGTTTCTTCTGTCGGGTGAAGTGCCCCCAAGTATCTCTTACCCCCTGATATTTGCTCGGCTTTCGTCGCCGAAGCAGCCCTCGTACGATTATAGGGTTCGTCGCTCGGTTCGTCAAGCGACCGGCGTTTGTGCCCTTTGTCGCACCGCTTCGAAAAGCGCTATTGCGGCGGCCGAGGAGGCGTTCAATGACTTGACTTTGCCACGCAAAGGGATTTGGGCCAGCCGATCGCATTTCTCGCCGACTACGCGCGATAGGCCTTTTCCTTCTGCTCCGACCGCGATAACACAGCGTCCACGCATGTCCATTTGAGTATACGCAGCCGCGCCGGCTTCGGTCGACAGGCCGTAGACCCAGCACCCGTCGGCCTTCAGGTCTTCAATCGCACGGACCAGATTCGGGACACTGGCGACCCGCATGTGTGATGCTGCGCCTGCGGCCGCCCGGCGAGCAGCAGGGGTGACGCCGGCTGCCCGGCGGTCGGGAATGACCACGGCGGTCGCTCCCGCCCCTTCGGCGTTTCGCAGGACGGCACCGAGATTTTGGGGATCTTCGATGTGGTCGAGGACGACGACGAGCGCGTCCGGGGTCGATTTGACCTTCGCTCTGACTTCATCCCAACGCGCATAGACATAGCGTTTCACGACGGCAGCGACGTGTTGGTGCCGCTCGGTTCCGAAGCGCCGAAATGCTTCTTCGCCTTCTATCTGCACCGCAACGCCCGCCAACTTCGCGGACCGCACGATGGCTTGCACCGCCGGATCGCCGGTGCGCGCTTTGCCGATGATGACTTTATCGATGCGTTCGCCGGCCGCAAGTGCCTCGGCGACTGCGTGGACGCCGGCTATCGCTTCTCCCAAAGAGCCGTTGGAGCGGTCGACCTTTATGGTCGACCGCGGCGCGTTACGTCGACCCATCCAACGACCACTCGGTGCCCGCCTTGCCGTCCTTGATCGACACGCCCGCTTTCGTCAGCTCCGCTCTCAGCTCGTCCGACTTCTTGAAGTCTTTCGCGGCTCTCGCTTGATCGCGTAGCGCGATGACGGCGTCGATCAACTCAGCATCCGTCACCGACGAGGCGCCATCGCTGACAATGGCCGTGAGCAGCTCGCGTGCTTCCCCCGATAACCCCTTATCGGCGCGCGACCTCATGACGGCCGGAAGGCCGAGTGCACGAAGGCACCGCTCGGCCAGAGCCGCCGCCGCGGCCGGCGACCCTTCGCCGCGCATCGCGGCCGCGCGTTCGTCGCGGATGCGCCTGACGAGCCAGCCGAGGGCGCCGGCCGTGTTAAGGTCATCGTCGAGGAAGGCGTCGAACTCATCTGTCGCAAGGTCGGGAAGCAGTCCAGATCCATCTCGACCGAGCGCGGTCGTCGATGCGGCGGTTCTGAGCGCATCGACGTTGTCATAGAGCCGTCGTAATCCCTCGGTCGCCGCACCGATCGCCTCTTCGGTGAAGTTCGTCGGCTTGCGATACCCGGTCTGCAAGAACAAGAAGCGGATCGCAGCCGGTTCGTATTTCTCGAGCATGTCGGTGAGCGGCGTGAAGTTGCCGAGCGACTTGCTCATCTTCTGCCCGTCGACCATCATAAGACCGGCATGCATCCAGTAGCGGGCCATCGGATGTTTTCCCGTGACCGATTCGGTCTGCGCGACCTCGTTCTCGTGGTGCGGGAAGATGAGATCGGTCGCGCCGCCGTGGATGTCGAACTGATCGCCGAGATAACGGCGCGCCATCACCGAGCACTCGATATGCCAGCCCGGCCGGCCCGGACCCCATTGGCTTGGCCACGACGGCTCGCCCGGCTTTGCTTTTTTCCAGAGGGCGAAGTCCATCGGGTCGCGCTTATCCTCGCGTTTGGCGACGCGCGCGCCCGCTCGCAGCTCTTCGAGGTCGCGGTTGCTCAACTCGGAATAGCGCGGGAAGGATTGGACCGAGAAATAGACGCCGTCACCCGTCTCGTATGCGTCGTCGCGCGCGACGAGCGCCGCGATGATATCGACGATGTCCGCCATCTCGCGCGTCGCGTACGGCTCGACGTCCGGCGGCTCGATCCCGAGGATCTCGGCGCACTTCTTATACTCGCCGTAGTAGCGATCGACGATCTGTTGCCACGGCACGTTCTCGGCCGCCGCGCGCTCGATGATCTTGTCCTCTATGTCCGTGACGTTCTGGACATACGTCACCTTGTAGCCGCGATTGCGCAGATGGCGGCGCAGCACGTCGAACGTGAGGAAGGTACGTGCGTGGCCGAGATGCGGGTGGAAGCTCGGCGTCAT
This is a stretch of genomic DNA from Candidatus Eremiobacteraceae bacterium. It encodes these proteins:
- a CDS encoding EAL domain-containing protein, which translates into the protein MQRTLDYLSSATNPRRRGAVVALLIVLAAAVAAYNYLGISSAFARSQQFYVARQITWQVLESLFREESALRGYTSTKDAQYLPSFTTAHQQYDRQFARLQRYMWAVDVPGSGQYLNDIKRIHGQWMTTVASRLVANPTGAAAQDRQRTGELLLTTLGDDVTSLNNLLDAKVAQSVHDARLRILTAIVEIALLTVFFGLTIMSIRRSSRRVEQYFMAEITEANKTLVSAQRLAGVGNWAKDLKSGKTTWSAELYRIFDVPLSSAPEDDIRRFDHAEDAPKLREAVGVFEQSGQPYRIDHRIVTASGDVRHVQEQAEFSTDADGNPTRIIGTIVDVTERKLAEARLAYLAHHDALTGLPNRTMLNERLEHSMAYAQRHGGFVAVLFLDLDRFKNVNDTRGHTYGDQLLRKVAERLRGVVRATDTVARSGGDEFIIVAGDVASPSDLLAIASNVHSAFEKPFELEGEEVFCTSSVGVSVFPQDGNDVDTLIKNADAALYLAKGNGRNNIQYFTVDIVESASRRMALEADMRRGLERGEFRLHYQPLVGLRSRKLLGFEALLRWHHPELGLVLPEEFIPVAEESGIIVQLGEWVLRTACAQQKSWIDQGYDVQRVTVNISARQIQTRQLESIIERVIEETGITPSALEIELTETLLMSDIPGSVLTLRNLREMGVGISIDDFGTGYSSLGYLKNFPIDSLKIDRTFVRDITTDRYDEAIAAAIVALARSLGMHVIAEGVETPAQLAQLLRLGCDEGQGYHFGQPLPPEACIELLETHTMRENHEEPA
- the sigH gene encoding RNA polymerase sporulation sigma factor SigH, producing the protein MGALHPTEETLDYSERADEELVNAAKCGDNLAMEFLLNKYKNFVRIKAKSYFLIGADREDIIQEGMIGLYKAVRDFRADKLSSFRAFAELCITRQIITAIKTATRQKHIPLNQYISLNKPIYDEDSERTLLDVMASAKMSDPEELVITQEVSEDIKERIQENLSDLESQVLLSYLEGKSYQEMARDLNRHVKSIDNALQRVKRKIEKNLSEVDLY
- the rlmB gene encoding 23S rRNA (guanosine(2251)-2'-O)-methyltransferase RlmB yields the protein MGRRNAPRSTIKVDRSNGSLGEAIAGVHAVAEALAAGERIDKVIIGKARTGDPAVQAIVRSAKLAGVAVQIEGEEAFRRFGTERHQHVAAVVKRYVYARWDEVRAKVKSTPDALVVVLDHIEDPQNLGAVLRNAEGAGATAVVIPDRRAAGVTPAARRAAAGAASHMRVASVPNLVRAIEDLKADGCWVYGLSTEAGAAAYTQMDMRGRCVIAVGAEGKGLSRVVGEKCDRLAQIPLRGKVKSLNASSAAAIALFEAVRQRAQTPVA
- the cysS gene encoding cysteine--tRNA ligase; protein product: MALRLYNSLTRSVEPFEPRTSGSAGIYVCGMTPSFHPHLGHARTFLTFDVLRRHLRNRGYKVTYVQNVTDIEDKIIERAAAENVPWQQIVDRYYGEYKKCAEILGIEPPDVEPYATREMADIVDIIAALVARDDAYETGDGVYFSVQSFPRYSELSNRDLEELRAGARVAKREDKRDPMDFALWKKAKPGEPSWPSQWGPGRPGWHIECSVMARRYLGDQFDIHGGATDLIFPHHENEVAQTESVTGKHPMARYWMHAGLMMVDGQKMSKSLGNFTPLTDMLEKYEPAAIRFLFLQTGYRKPTNFTEEAIGAATEGLRRLYDNVDALRTAASTTALGRDGSGLLPDLATDEFDAFLDDDLNTAGALGWLVRRIRDERAAAMRGEGSPAAAAALAERCLRALGLPAVMRSRADKGLSGEARELLTAIVSDGASSVTDAELIDAVIALRDQARAAKDFKKSDELRAELTKAGVSIKDGKAGTEWSLDGST